Proteins encoded within one genomic window of Deinococcus depolymerans:
- a CDS encoding adenylosuccinate synthase, producing the protein MPGIAIVGAQWGDEGKGKITDFLAPEAEFVVRYQGGANAGHTVTAKGQTFKLNLLPSGVLHDGTVSVLGDGMVIDADKFMEERRNLIAGGLNPDLRISDRAHLVLPHHKFVDGRKDFVGTTGRGIGPAYADRARRVGIRFGDLLDDGVLRERIERLLEAKPNSTRDAGWTGVDVAMESLAPTREALAPFIQDTGEQLRAAIRDGRNVLFEGAQATLLDLNYGTYPFVTSSHPTVGGILVGAGVNHKAIHKVYGVAKAFNTRVGHGPFVTEVHDEAGILRLRGDGSKPWDEFGTTTGRPRRVGWLDLHLLKYAVDVNGLDGLVINKMDVLAGLDEVPVCVGYDADGQPVMKRMKGWATTEGADSRATLAREAQAYLDLIEETVNCPVVIFSAGPAREQTYGEVSWK; encoded by the coding sequence ATGCCTGGAATTGCGATTGTTGGCGCTCAGTGGGGCGATGAAGGCAAGGGGAAGATCACGGATTTCCTGGCGCCGGAAGCCGAGTTCGTGGTGCGGTATCAGGGCGGCGCGAACGCCGGGCATACGGTCACGGCGAAGGGGCAGACGTTCAAGTTGAACCTGCTGCCCAGCGGTGTGCTGCATGACGGGACGGTCAGCGTGCTGGGTGACGGGATGGTCATCGACGCGGACAAGTTCATGGAGGAACGCCGCAACCTGATCGCGGGGGGCCTGAACCCGGACCTGCGGATCAGTGACCGGGCGCACCTGGTGCTGCCGCACCACAAGTTCGTGGATGGCCGGAAGGACTTCGTCGGTACGACGGGGCGCGGGATCGGCCCGGCGTACGCGGACCGGGCGCGCCGCGTGGGCATCCGCTTCGGTGATCTGCTGGACGACGGCGTGCTGCGCGAGCGGATCGAGCGTCTGCTGGAGGCCAAGCCGAACAGCACCCGTGACGCGGGCTGGACGGGCGTGGACGTGGCGATGGAGTCCCTCGCCCCGACCCGCGAGGCGCTCGCGCCGTTCATTCAGGACACGGGCGAGCAGCTGCGCGCCGCGATCCGTGACGGCCGGAACGTGCTGTTCGAGGGCGCGCAGGCGACCCTGCTGGACCTGAACTACGGCACGTACCCCTTCGTGACCAGCAGCCACCCGACGGTGGGCGGCATTCTGGTGGGCGCGGGCGTGAACCACAAGGCGATTCACAAGGTGTACGGCGTGGCGAAGGCCTTCAACACCCGCGTCGGGCACGGGCCGTTCGTCACGGAAGTGCATGACGAGGCCGGCATCCTGCGCCTGCGCGGCGACGGCAGCAAACCCTGGGACGAGTTCGGCACGACGACCGGCCGTCCGCGCCGGGTGGGCTGGCTGGACCTGCACCTGCTGAAGTACGCGGTGGACGTGAACGGCCTGGACGGACTGGTCATCAACAAGATGGACGTCCTGGCGGGCCTGGACGAGGTGCCGGTCTGCGTGGGCTACGACGCGGACGGTCAGCCGGTCATGAAACGCATGAAGGGCTGGGCGACCACCGAGGGCGCCGACAGCCGCGCGACCCTGGCCAGGGAGGCGCAGGCGTACCTGGACCTGATCGAGGAGACCGTGAACTGCCCCGTGGTGATCTTCTCGGCCGGTCCGGCCCGCGAGCAGACGTACGGCGAGGTCAGCTGGAAGTAA
- a CDS encoding secondary thiamine-phosphate synthase enzyme YjbQ, protein MWAQHTLTLPERRRGFHLITREVAGAVPELARTHAGLLHVFIQHTSASLTLNENASPDVRRDFETYFSHAVPDGWEPFTHTLEGPDDMAAHIKASLLGPSLTLPVQNGRLALGTWQGVYLCEHRDHGGPRRLVLTLTGEGA, encoded by the coding sequence ATGTGGGCCCAGCACACCCTGACCCTGCCCGAGCGGCGGCGCGGCTTTCACCTGATCACGCGGGAGGTCGCGGGGGCCGTCCCGGAACTGGCCCGAACCCACGCGGGGCTGCTGCACGTGTTCATTCAGCACACCAGCGCCAGCCTCACCCTGAACGAGAACGCCAGTCCGGACGTCAGGCGCGACTTCGAGACGTACTTCAGTCACGCCGTCCCGGACGGCTGGGAGCCCTTCACGCACACCCTGGAGGGACCGGACGACATGGCGGCGCACATCAAGGCCAGCCTGCTGGGGCCCAGCCTGACGCTGCCCGTTCAGAATGGTCGGCTGGCGCTGGGCACGTGGCAGGGCGTGTACCTCTGCGAACACCGCGACCACGGCGGCCCCCGCAGGCTGGTCCTGACGCTGACGGGCGAGGGCGCGTAG
- a CDS encoding DUF4403 family protein, protein MTAQAAPPSSASVPTSTLTVPVTVPLAGVQGAANARVPLEFARLNEERAFLGGLLRVTLTGTVTRSGHVQVQALPDGSGLRVSVPIRAAFRAEPGGAGAFLARDFGGEATVALTLVPTVTPDWEADVTVRGEATWTDPLSVELTPGVRVSVQSLVDAQVRAQLDALAAQVRTSVREQARLRERAGTLWARAQQPWTLPTPDAAYARVTPLTLGVSPFRFTTDALKVTLGTQLRLDAGLGRAPTQATRPLPALRRIEPLTPDVHLRVPARLPYPELSAAATREAARRTLTLPVPTSPTLRVTGVTLTPQGSQLNAAVNLRIVGPLGLNLNATTDVRGTPTLNAGGQVLTLTDVTVTTRREGLTGRVLAWLADARAQAYVRQAARVDLNPHLATALTTLQRRLPFTPAPGITLTGQVGTLRLTGLNVTPDALIVTAEATGTLGAYVQVE, encoded by the coding sequence ATGACCGCCCAGGCCGCCCCGCCCAGCAGTGCCAGCGTCCCCACCAGCACCCTCACCGTGCCCGTCACGGTCCCGCTGGCCGGCGTGCAGGGGGCCGCGAACGCCCGCGTTCCCCTGGAATTCGCGCGCCTGAACGAGGAGCGGGCGTTCCTGGGCGGCCTGCTGCGCGTGACGCTGACCGGCACGGTGACCCGCTCCGGGCACGTGCAGGTGCAGGCGCTCCCGGACGGTTCCGGGTTGCGGGTGAGCGTGCCGATCCGCGCGGCCTTCCGGGCCGAACCGGGCGGGGCGGGCGCGTTCCTCGCGCGGGACTTCGGAGGCGAGGCGACGGTCGCGCTGACCCTGGTCCCGACCGTCACGCCGGACTGGGAGGCGGACGTGACCGTCAGGGGCGAGGCCACCTGGACGGACCCGCTGAGCGTGGAACTGACCCCAGGCGTGCGGGTCAGTGTGCAGTCCCTGGTGGACGCACAGGTGCGCGCGCAGCTGGACGCACTGGCAGCGCAGGTGCGCACGTCGGTGCGCGAGCAGGCGCGGCTACGCGAACGGGCAGGGACGCTCTGGGCGCGCGCGCAGCAGCCTTGGACACTGCCCACCCCGGACGCCGCGTACGCACGCGTGACGCCACTGACCCTGGGGGTCTCGCCCTTCCGCTTCACGACGGACGCGCTGAAGGTCACGCTGGGCACGCAGTTACGCCTGGACGCCGGACTGGGCCGCGCCCCCACGCAGGCGACGCGGCCACTCCCGGCGCTGCGCCGCATCGAGCCACTGACCCCGGACGTGCACCTCCGCGTGCCCGCACGTCTCCCCTACCCGGAACTGTCAGCGGCCGCCACGCGAGAGGCGGCGCGGCGCACGCTGACCCTCCCGGTCCCGACCTCGCCGACCCTGCGGGTGACGGGCGTCACCCTGACCCCGCAGGGTTCGCAGTTGAACGCCGCCGTGAACCTCCGCATCGTTGGACCCCTGGGCCTGAACCTGAACGCCACGACGGACGTCCGCGGCACGCCGACACTGAACGCCGGAGGGCAGGTGCTCACGCTGACGGACGTGACCGTCACCACGCGCCGCGAGGGCCTGACCGGGCGGGTGCTCGCGTGGCTGGCCGACGCCCGCGCGCAGGCGTATGTCAGGCAGGCCGCCCGCGTCGACCTGAACCCCCACCTGGCCACCGCCCTCACCACCCTGCAGCGCCGCCTGCCGTTCACACCCGCCCCCGGCATCACCCTGACCGGGCAGGTCGGCACGCTGCGCCTGACCGGCCTGAACGTCACGCCGGACGCGCTGATCGTCACGGCCGAAGCGACCGGGACTCTCGGGGCCTACGTTCAGGTGGAATGA